A stretch of Campylobacter showae DNA encodes these proteins:
- the rimM gene encoding ribosome maturation factor RimM (Essential for efficient processing of 16S rRNA): MNELIEVALLGKTVGLKGFVKLHNKGDFPNQFKKNATFCDKDGKELVVKSYNHANDTISFYGFEDIDSAKTLTNKTIYTTKEETRKNCKLKKGEFFYFDVIGCEIYENNQRLGEVEDIDEVGANHLFLVKTDENLISKGLEKSFYIPYIDVYIEKVDVENKKIYTKNAILILENS, encoded by the coding sequence TTGAATGAACTTATAGAAGTCGCATTGCTTGGCAAAACGGTAGGATTAAAGGGATTTGTCAAGCTTCATAATAAAGGCGACTTTCCTAACCAGTTTAAAAAAAATGCTACATTTTGTGATAAAGACGGTAAAGAACTTGTCGTAAAAAGCTACAATCACGCAAACGATACGATCTCTTTTTACGGTTTTGAAGATATAGACAGCGCAAAAACTCTCACAAATAAAACAATCTACACTACAAAAGAAGAAACTAGAAAAAACTGCAAACTAAAAAAGGGTGAATTTTTCTATTTTGATGTCATCGGTTGCGAAATTTACGAAAATAATCAAAGGCTGGGTGAAGTAGAGGATATAGACGAGGTTGGGGCGAATCATCTTTTTTTGGTAAAAACAGATGAAAATTTGATTTCCAAAGGGTTGGAAAAAAGTTTTTACATTCCGTATATCGACGTTTATATAGAAAAAGTAGATGTAGAAAATAAAAAAATTTACACCAAAAACGCTATCTTGATTTTGGAAAATTCCTAA